A single Thiohalobacter thiocyanaticus DNA region contains:
- a CDS encoding WD40/YVTN/BNR-like repeat-containing protein: MMAVRRRQREFTAPPARQRGAALVVAAVFLVAVMVVLGDVTLRLSATNVTDSSLQADAVDALFLAESGMEHAAQRLANGVTCINLVMGSAVSFGRGDFQVTQATDVSGDCRVQVTGRVLFGGGSLRAQRTVEGILSPQSGGGTWAVGANGTLLSYNGSTWTLEPAITGNSLTDITCARDDCFAVGDGGTILYWDGSAWSDISPGGSNLEGVACAPDDPTSCFAVGAGGILSWNGSSWNPVAGGNYNDVYCDTLRCYFVGDGPVISASPATPELNLHNRDLSGVACRPNDDSRCFAVGANGTIHERVDFLGIGWWTSNSSGTNRHLYDVECPMDDFCIAIGHNGTILHGDAAGNWIDGGSPTNRHLHGISCEPDTNDNCIAVGRNGEILQYDGNWSTMSSPTGTHLSGVHISASGGGGSSAVLLTRWWEIIN, translated from the coding sequence ATGATGGCAGTGCGCCGACGACAGCGGGAATTCACTGCACCCCCTGCCCGCCAGCGCGGCGCGGCGCTGGTGGTGGCGGCGGTGTTTCTGGTCGCGGTCATGGTGGTACTGGGTGACGTCACCCTGCGTTTGTCCGCCACCAACGTGACCGACTCGTCCCTCCAGGCCGATGCGGTCGATGCCCTGTTTCTGGCCGAGTCCGGCATGGAGCACGCCGCCCAGCGCCTGGCCAACGGTGTCACCTGCATCAACCTGGTCATGGGCTCGGCGGTGAGTTTCGGCCGCGGCGATTTCCAGGTCACCCAGGCCACGGATGTCAGCGGCGACTGCCGCGTACAGGTCACGGGCCGGGTGCTGTTCGGCGGCGGCAGTCTGCGGGCCCAGCGCACAGTCGAAGGCATACTCAGTCCGCAGTCCGGTGGGGGCACCTGGGCGGTCGGCGCCAACGGCACCCTGCTCAGCTACAACGGCAGTACCTGGACGCTGGAACCCGCCATCACCGGCAACAGTCTTACTGACATCACCTGCGCAAGGGATGACTGCTTTGCCGTCGGGGACGGCGGCACCATCCTGTACTGGGACGGTAGCGCCTGGAGCGACATCTCGCCGGGCGGCAGCAACCTCGAAGGCGTGGCCTGCGCGCCGGACGATCCAACCTCCTGTTTCGCCGTCGGGGCCGGCGGCATCCTCTCCTGGAACGGCAGCAGCTGGAATCCGGTCGCTGGTGGCAATTACAACGACGTGTACTGCGATACCTTGCGTTGTTATTTCGTCGGCGACGGCCCTGTCATTTCCGCTTCGCCTGCCACCCCTGAACTCAATTTACACAATCGCGACCTTAGCGGTGTCGCTTGCCGTCCAAATGATGACAGCCGCTGTTTCGCGGTCGGCGCCAATGGCACCATTCACGAGCGCGTCGATTTCTTAGGCATCGGGTGGTGGACCAGCAATTCATCCGGCACCAATCGCCATCTGTATGATGTGGAATGTCCGATGGATGATTTCTGTATCGCCATCGGCCATAACGGCACTATTCTCCATGGCGACGCCGCCGGTAACTGGATCGATGGTGGCTCGCCGACCAATCGTCATCTGCACGGAATTTCCTGCGAGCCCGACACCAACGACAACTGCATTGCAGTCGGCCGTAATGGCGAGATCCTGCAATACGACGGCAACTGGTCGACCATGTCATCACCCACTGGTACGCATCTGAGTGGGGTACATATATCAGCGTCTGGGGGCGGCGGCAGCAGTGCCGTATTGCTCACGCGCTGGTGGGAAATCATTAATTAG
- the pilM gene encoding type IV pilus biogenesis protein PilM, producing MAIFSFLNKSGNGEKAGVLLGESGVSLARINGTVDTPRLLDLGYQTGAADAATLEQLMREHRPGRAAVHCVLPLGSYQLLLVDMPKVPPNEIKAAVRWQIKDLIDFHIDDAVVDVFDAPPSGAGGAQEQVYVVVTRASQVQHIAGAVQQAGLSLAVIDIPELALRNLAARLPEQEQGVALMYLEAGRGLIALCRDNTLYLARTIELGHAALADPDPDRRAMAVSSLALEIQRSMDYYDRYFQQAPINHLYIAPTAEALPGLVSELHGQVGLEGRLLAPELIFSGAEIDTGIWAHGLLAVGAALREEGKAL from the coding sequence ATGGCCATATTCTCTTTCCTCAACAAAAGCGGCAACGGCGAGAAGGCCGGGGTGCTGCTGGGCGAGTCGGGTGTCAGCCTGGCACGGATCAACGGCACCGTCGATACGCCCAGGCTTCTGGACCTGGGCTATCAGACGGGTGCCGCGGATGCCGCCACCCTGGAACAACTCATGCGCGAGCACCGACCCGGCCGCGCCGCGGTGCACTGCGTCCTGCCGCTGGGCAGCTACCAGCTGCTGCTGGTGGATATGCCCAAGGTGCCACCCAACGAGATCAAGGCGGCGGTACGCTGGCAGATCAAGGACCTGATCGACTTTCACATCGACGATGCGGTGGTGGACGTGTTCGACGCCCCGCCCAGCGGCGCCGGCGGCGCACAGGAACAGGTCTACGTGGTGGTCACCCGCGCCAGCCAGGTCCAGCATATCGCCGGAGCCGTGCAGCAGGCCGGCCTGTCACTGGCGGTGATCGACATCCCCGAACTGGCTCTGCGCAATCTCGCCGCGCGCCTGCCGGAGCAGGAGCAGGGTGTGGCGCTGATGTACCTGGAGGCCGGACGCGGCCTCATCGCGCTGTGCCGCGACAACACCCTGTACCTGGCCCGAACCATCGAGTTGGGACACGCGGCGCTGGCCGACCCGGACCCCGATCGCCGGGCCATGGCCGTGTCCAGCCTGGCACTCGAGATCCAGCGCTCCATGGATTACTACGATCGCTATTTCCAGCAGGCGCCGATCAATCATCTCTACATCGCGCCAACGGCCGAGGCCCTGCCCGGGCTGGTCAGCGAGTTGCATGGACAGGTCGGGCTGGAGGGCCGGCTGCTCGCGCCCGAACTGATCTTCTCCGGTGCCGAGATCGATACCGGGATCTGGGCGCACGGGCTTCTGGCGGTCGGTGCGGCGCTGCGGGAGGAGGGCAAGGCGTTGTGA
- the ntrC gene encoding nitrogen regulation protein NR(I) gives MTEQESIWVIDDDRSIRWVLEKALKQAGMDVSSFASATGVLDALEQGHPDALVSDIRMPGIDGLDLLNQVRARYPDLPVIIMTAHSDLDSAVSAYEGGAFEYLPKPFDVDEAVALVRRAVEHRCKQLREEAPRTESLETPEIVGEAPAMQEVFRAIGRLSRSNITVLINGESGTGKELVAHALHRHSPRSEAPFIALNMAAIPRDLLESELFGHERGAFTGAQNRRTGRFEQADGGTLFLDEIGDMPAELQTRLLRVLADGEFYRVGGHTPIQVDVRIIAATHQNLEQLVREGRFREDLFHRLNVIRIHIPPVRERREDIPLLLRFFLDRAARELNVEPKQVRTEVVEFLQRQEWPGNVRQIENLCRWLTVMASSQEVHMDDLPPELLAEAPGMVDEGTDWERALQQWAERELGRGESSLLDRATPAFERIMIEAALRQTQGRRQDAARLLGWGRNTLTRKIKELELDEMKGQTVGH, from the coding sequence ATGACTGAACAGGAAAGCATCTGGGTGATCGACGACGATCGCTCCATCCGCTGGGTGCTGGAGAAGGCACTCAAGCAGGCCGGAATGGATGTATCGAGTTTTGCCAGCGCCACCGGCGTACTGGATGCGTTGGAACAGGGGCACCCGGATGCGCTGGTCAGCGATATCCGCATGCCCGGCATCGATGGCCTGGACCTGTTGAACCAGGTACGCGCGCGGTATCCCGATCTGCCGGTCATCATCATGACCGCCCACTCCGATCTGGACAGCGCCGTATCCGCCTACGAGGGCGGTGCCTTCGAATACCTGCCCAAACCCTTCGATGTGGACGAGGCCGTGGCCCTGGTACGGCGTGCCGTCGAGCACCGCTGCAAACAGCTGCGTGAGGAAGCGCCGCGCACGGAAAGCCTGGAGACCCCGGAGATCGTCGGTGAGGCGCCGGCCATGCAGGAGGTCTTCCGCGCCATCGGCCGCTTGTCCCGTTCCAACATTACTGTTCTGATCAACGGCGAGTCCGGAACCGGCAAGGAACTGGTGGCGCATGCCCTGCACCGGCACAGCCCGCGCAGCGAGGCGCCATTCATCGCGCTCAACATGGCGGCGATCCCGCGTGACCTGCTGGAATCCGAACTGTTCGGGCACGAGCGCGGCGCCTTCACCGGCGCCCAGAACCGCCGCACCGGGCGGTTCGAGCAGGCCGACGGCGGCACCCTGTTCCTGGACGAGATCGGCGACATGCCGGCGGAACTGCAGACCCGCCTGCTGCGGGTGCTGGCCGATGGCGAGTTCTACCGCGTAGGCGGCCACACCCCCATCCAGGTGGACGTGCGCATCATTGCCGCGACCCACCAGAACCTGGAGCAGCTGGTGCGCGAAGGGCGCTTCCGCGAAGACCTGTTCCACCGCCTCAACGTGATCCGTATCCATATCCCCCCGGTGCGCGAGCGACGCGAGGACATACCGCTGCTGCTGCGTTTCTTCCTCGACCGCGCCGCCCGGGAGCTGAACGTCGAGCCCAAGCAGGTCCGGACCGAAGTGGTGGAATTCCTGCAGCGCCAGGAATGGCCGGGGAACGTGCGCCAGATCGAGAACCTGTGCCGCTGGCTGACGGTGATGGCCTCAAGCCAGGAAGTACACATGGACGATCTGCCGCCGGAACTGCTGGCCGAGGCCCCCGGCATGGTTGACGAAGGCACGGACTGGGAACGCGCCCTGCAGCAATGGGCCGAGCGTGAGCTCGGGCGCGGCGAAAGCAGCCTGCTCGACCGTGCCACGCCTGCCTTCGAGCGCATCATGATCGAGGCCGCACTGCGCCAGACCCAAGGCCGGCGTCAGGACGCTGCCCGCCTGCTCGGCTGGGGGCGCAATACGCTGACGCGCAAGATCAAGGAACTGGAACTGGATGAGATGAAGGGGCAGACGGTGGGGCATTGA
- the glnL gene encoding nitrogen regulation protein NR(II), with product MNVQLTPMTREKSILDNITTAILMVDAGMRVEYMNPAAEMLLAQSASHATGQRLPELLPAADALLDRVRSALDENRTYTEREVALRLHQGGEVTVDCTLSPRQDSGPPSHVLIELIQVDRHLRISREENLLEQSQAMRQLVRGLAHEIKNPLGGLRGAAQLLERELDSDELKEYTRIIIGEADRLRTLVNRMLGPNNVPQKRMSNIHQVLEHVRSLVVAESHREVEVERDYDPSIPDFEFDPEMLIQAILNIMRNAARAMGGQGTILLRTRTLRQFTIGHKRHRLVLRLDVEDNGPGIPSELMETVFYPLVTGQAEGTGLGLSISQSLINLHGGLIECESVPGRTVFTLLLPLEPVE from the coding sequence ATGAATGTGCAGCTAACGCCGATGACGCGCGAAAAGTCGATCCTGGACAACATCACCACGGCAATCCTGATGGTCGATGCCGGGATGCGGGTCGAATACATGAATCCGGCCGCCGAGATGCTGCTGGCCCAGAGCGCCAGCCATGCCACCGGCCAGCGCCTGCCGGAATTGCTGCCCGCGGCCGACGCCCTGCTCGACCGGGTCCGCAGCGCCCTGGACGAGAACCGCACCTACACCGAACGCGAGGTGGCGCTGAGGCTGCACCAGGGTGGGGAGGTAACGGTGGACTGCACCCTGTCGCCGCGCCAGGACAGCGGCCCGCCGTCCCATGTGCTGATCGAACTGATCCAGGTCGACCGCCATCTGCGCATCAGCCGCGAGGAAAATCTGCTGGAACAGAGCCAGGCCATGCGTCAGCTGGTCCGCGGCCTGGCCCATGAGATCAAGAATCCGCTGGGCGGTCTGCGCGGGGCGGCCCAGCTGCTCGAGCGCGAACTGGATTCCGACGAACTGAAGGAATACACCCGCATCATCATCGGCGAGGCCGACCGGCTGCGCACCCTGGTCAACCGCATGCTGGGGCCGAACAATGTGCCGCAGAAGCGCATGAGCAACATCCATCAGGTGCTGGAGCATGTGCGCAGCCTGGTGGTTGCCGAGAGCCATCGCGAAGTCGAGGTCGAACGCGACTACGATCCAAGCATTCCGGATTTCGAGTTCGATCCGGAAATGCTCATCCAGGCAATTCTCAACATCATGCGCAACGCCGCGCGTGCCATGGGCGGACAGGGGACGATCCTGCTGCGGACGCGGACCCTGCGCCAGTTCACCATCGGCCATAAACGCCACCGCCTGGTGCTGCGGTTGGACGTGGAGGACAACGGGCCCGGCATTCCGTCGGAACTGATGGAGACCGTCTTCTACCCCCTGGTGACCGGTCAGGCCGAGGGTACCGGGCTGGGGCTGTCGATCTCGCAGTCCCTGATCAACCTGCACGGCGGCCTGATCGAATGTGAGAGCGTGCCGGGCAGAACAGTCTTTACCCTATTACTACCGCTGGAGCCTGTGGAATGA
- a CDS encoding DUF4124 domain-containing protein: MKHWILILALLGTAAQAGTVYRWVDEDGRVHYSDSPRPGAEAVELRQPNVYEAPKNLPKIQSGSRTPEAGPAGYDSLAITYPEPDTAFWDNQGNFSLRLSLEPELNTSAGHRIRISLDGKVQGTTRNLQWQFTGVDRGTHSVVAEVVDGDGNTLISSDPVSFHLHQQSINLPARKANP; the protein is encoded by the coding sequence ATGAAGCACTGGATCCTGATACTTGCGCTGCTGGGCACAGCCGCCCAGGCCGGAACCGTCTACCGTTGGGTGGACGAGGACGGCAGGGTGCATTACAGCGACAGCCCCCGGCCCGGGGCCGAGGCGGTCGAGCTGCGCCAGCCCAATGTCTACGAGGCGCCGAAGAACCTGCCGAAGATCCAGTCCGGTTCCCGGACTCCCGAGGCCGGACCGGCCGGGTATGACAGCCTGGCGATCACCTATCCGGAACCGGACACCGCCTTCTGGGATAACCAGGGCAACTTCAGTCTGCGGCTCAGCCTGGAGCCGGAACTGAACACGAGCGCCGGACACCGCATCCGGATCAGCCTCGACGGCAAGGTCCAGGGCACCACCCGGAACCTGCAATGGCAGTTCACCGGGGTGGACCGCGGTACCCACAGCGTCGTGGCCGAGGTGGTCGACGGGGATGGAAATACCCTCATCAGCAGCGACCCCGTCAGCTTCCACCTGCACCAGCAATCCATCAATCTCCCTGCCCGCAAGGCCAATCCCTGA
- the glnA gene encoding glutamate--ammonia ligase produces MTAAKVQKLIKDNEVRWVDMRFTDTRGKEQHVTIPSSEVDAGFFKEGKMFDGSSISGWKGINESDMILMPDATTALLDPFSDEPQVNIRCDILEPTTMQGYERDPRSIARRAEEYLKSTGIADSALFGPEPEFFVLDDVRWGANIGGAFYKVDSEEGSWNTERVFEDGNMGHRPSVKGGYFPVPPVDSLHDLRGAMCQAMEEMGLEVEVHHHEVATAGQCEIGVGANTLVKKADEVQILKYCVHNVAHAYGKTATFMPKPLVGDNGSGMHVHMSLAKAGKNIFSGKKYGGLSDQALYYIGGVIKHARALNAFTNASTNSYKRLVPGFEAPVMLAYSARNRSASIRIPFVSNPKGRRIEVRFPDATANPYLAFTALMMAGLDGIQNKIHPGDAMDKDLYDLPPEEEKQIPQVCHAFDQALEALDQDRKFLKAGGVFTDDVIDAYIKLKMEEVTRLRMTTHPVEFDMYYSV; encoded by the coding sequence ATGACAGCAGCGAAGGTTCAGAAACTGATCAAGGACAACGAGGTCCGCTGGGTGGACATGCGGTTTACCGACACCCGGGGCAAGGAGCAGCACGTCACCATCCCGTCCAGCGAGGTCGATGCCGGCTTCTTCAAGGAAGGCAAGATGTTCGACGGCTCCAGTATCTCCGGCTGGAAGGGCATCAACGAATCCGACATGATCCTGATGCCGGATGCTACCACCGCGCTGCTGGATCCCTTCAGCGACGAGCCCCAGGTCAACATCCGCTGCGACATCCTCGAGCCCACCACCATGCAGGGCTACGAGCGCGATCCGCGCTCCATCGCCCGACGCGCCGAGGAATACCTGAAATCCACCGGCATCGCCGACAGCGCCCTGTTCGGCCCCGAACCCGAATTCTTCGTGCTGGACGACGTGCGTTGGGGCGCCAACATCGGCGGCGCCTTCTACAAGGTCGACTCCGAGGAAGGCAGCTGGAACACCGAGCGCGTGTTCGAGGACGGCAACATGGGGCACCGCCCGAGCGTGAAGGGCGGCTACTTCCCGGTGCCGCCGGTCGACTCCCTGCATGACCTGCGCGGCGCCATGTGCCAGGCCATGGAGGAGATGGGTCTGGAAGTCGAGGTGCATCACCATGAAGTGGCGACCGCCGGCCAGTGCGAGATCGGCGTCGGCGCCAACACCCTGGTGAAAAAGGCCGACGAGGTGCAGATCCTCAAGTACTGCGTGCACAACGTCGCCCACGCCTATGGCAAGACCGCCACCTTCATGCCCAAGCCGCTGGTCGGCGACAACGGCAGCGGCATGCATGTGCACATGTCCCTGGCCAAGGCCGGCAAGAACATCTTCTCCGGCAAGAAGTACGGCGGCCTGTCGGACCAGGCGCTGTACTACATCGGCGGTGTCATCAAGCATGCGCGCGCGCTCAACGCCTTCACCAACGCCTCCACCAACTCCTACAAGCGTCTGGTGCCGGGCTTCGAGGCACCGGTGATGCTGGCCTATTCGGCCCGCAACCGCTCGGCCTCGATCCGCATCCCGTTCGTCTCCAACCCCAAGGGCCGTCGCATCGAGGTGCGCTTCCCCGACGCCACCGCCAACCCCTATCTGGCCTTCACCGCCCTGATGATGGCCGGCCTGGACGGCATCCAGAACAAGATCCATCCCGGTGATGCCATGGACAAGGATCTGTACGATCTCCCGCCGGAGGAGGAAAAGCAGATCCCGCAGGTCTGCCACGCCTTTGACCAGGCACTGGAGGCCCTGGACCAGGACCGCAAGTTCCTCAAGGCCGGCGGCGTGTTCACCGACGACGTGATCGATGCCTACATCAAACTGAAGATGGAGGAGGTCACGCGCCTGCGCATGACCACCCATCCGGTCGAGTTCGACATGTACTACAGCGTCTGA
- a CDS encoding cation diffusion facilitator family transporter, whose protein sequence is MHAHSHSHVPATAGNTERYREIRKVTLIGSVVDFALGVAKIVVGLIAHSQALIADGIHSLSDLLTDFLVIFAAKHAHREADASHPYGHGRIETLMTVALGVTLILVAGGIVWDAGRRLFHPDLLLQPGMGAMIVALLSVLSKEAIYHYTMRLARRIKSNMLRANAWHSRSDAISSIVVMVGIGGTMAGLPYLDAIAAVLVGLMVAKIGWDLSWSSMRELIDTALEEDEVQQIRDTIRDVGGVRELHMLRTRRSGSDALVDVHVQVDPRLSVSEGHQIGERVRQTLLRDVDVVADVTVHVDPEDDSRASPCDHLPLRSELLGQLHRNWAGLPEMEQVQEINLHYLNGEVHIDVVLPLELDQGRDAARALAEQLKQRATTVTDIGRVRVLFA, encoded by the coding sequence ATGCACGCCCATAGCCACAGCCATGTCCCCGCCACAGCGGGGAATACCGAGCGCTACCGCGAGATCCGCAAGGTCACGCTGATCGGTTCGGTGGTGGACTTCGCCCTGGGCGTGGCCAAGATCGTCGTCGGGCTGATCGCGCACTCACAGGCGCTGATCGCCGACGGCATCCATTCGCTGTCGGATCTGCTCACCGATTTCCTGGTCATCTTCGCCGCCAAGCATGCCCATCGCGAGGCCGATGCCTCTCACCCCTACGGCCACGGCCGCATCGAGACCCTGATGACGGTGGCGCTGGGCGTGACGCTGATCCTGGTGGCCGGCGGTATCGTCTGGGATGCCGGGCGGAGGCTGTTCCACCCCGACCTGCTGCTGCAGCCCGGCATGGGGGCCATGATCGTCGCCCTGCTCTCGGTGCTGTCCAAGGAGGCGATCTATCATTACACCATGCGGCTGGCGCGGCGGATCAAGTCCAATATGCTGCGCGCCAACGCCTGGCACAGCCGTTCGGATGCCATTTCCTCCATCGTGGTGATGGTGGGCATCGGCGGCACCATGGCCGGCCTGCCCTATCTCGATGCCATCGCTGCCGTGCTGGTGGGCCTGATGGTGGCGAAGATCGGCTGGGACCTGAGTTGGAGCAGCATGCGCGAGTTGATCGACACCGCCCTGGAGGAAGACGAGGTGCAGCAGATCCGTGACACCATCCGCGACGTCGGCGGTGTGCGCGAGTTGCACATGCTGCGCACCCGGCGCAGCGGCAGCGATGCCCTGGTCGATGTGCATGTCCAGGTCGATCCCAGGCTCAGCGTCTCCGAGGGCCACCAGATCGGCGAGCGGGTGCGCCAGACCCTGCTCAGGGACGTCGACGTGGTGGCGGATGTGACGGTGCACGTGGATCCGGAGGACGATTCCCGCGCCTCGCCCTGTGATCACCTGCCGCTGCGCAGCGAACTCCTCGGCCAGTTGCACAGAAACTGGGCCGGGCTCCCGGAAATGGAGCAGGTGCAGGAGATCAACCTGCACTACCTCAATGGCGAGGTGCACATCGACGTGGTACTGCCGCTGGAACTGGATCAGGGCCGCGATGCCGCCCGGGCCCTGGCCGAGCAGCTCAAACAACGTGCGACAACCGTGACCGATATCGGCCGGGTGCGGGTCCTGTTCGCCTGA
- a CDS encoding sulfurtransferase TusA family protein translates to MSEHTLDARNILCPLPVIRTQDAIAELDPGDVLHVSCTDPGAINDIPTWCRINGHEVVGIEQDGRDIRISVRVGSTE, encoded by the coding sequence GTGAGCGAACATACGCTCGACGCCCGCAACATTCTCTGCCCACTGCCGGTGATCCGCACCCAGGATGCGATCGCCGAGCTCGACCCCGGCGATGTGCTGCACGTCAGCTGCACCGACCCCGGCGCGATCAACGACATCCCCACCTGGTGCCGCATCAACGGCCACGAGGTGGTCGGCATCGAGCAGGACGGCCGCGACATACGCATCAGCGTGAGGGTGGGTTCGACTGAGTGA
- a CDS encoding tRNA (5-methylaminomethyl-2-thiouridylate)-methyltransferase encodes MSQRKAVALISGGLDSLLAARVIMEQGVHVEGINFFTGFCVEGHTHAIRNQDQAKPKRNNALWVAEQLGIKLHIVDIIEEYKDVVINPKHGYGANLNPCLDCKVFMVGKAREWIEAHGFDFIITGEVIGQRPKSQRADTMPVVAHESGAEDLLLRPLCAKNLPETLPEREGWVERERLYDFSGRSRKPQMALAQQFGFEDYAQPAGGCCFLTDRQYSTKLADLWQARGERRYELDDIMLLKVGRHIRPRSNFKLIIGRDEGENNFLEGYRKQFTHLRSTSHKGPLVLLDGEVDDADLELAARLLGRFSQGRDAAEVEVEINRNGESSTRRVRPLPPDEIRQDWYL; translated from the coding sequence ATGTCACAACGCAAGGCCGTCGCACTCATCTCCGGAGGGCTGGATTCACTCCTTGCCGCCCGCGTCATCATGGAGCAGGGCGTTCATGTGGAGGGGATCAATTTCTTCACCGGCTTCTGCGTGGAGGGGCACACCCACGCCATCCGCAATCAGGACCAGGCCAAACCGAAACGCAACAATGCGCTGTGGGTGGCCGAGCAGCTCGGCATCAAGCTGCACATCGTCGACATCATCGAGGAGTACAAGGATGTCGTCATCAATCCGAAACACGGCTACGGCGCCAATCTCAACCCCTGCCTGGACTGCAAGGTGTTCATGGTCGGCAAGGCGCGCGAGTGGATCGAGGCGCACGGGTTCGATTTCATCATCACCGGCGAAGTGATCGGCCAGCGGCCCAAGTCGCAGCGCGCCGATACCATGCCGGTGGTGGCGCATGAGTCAGGCGCCGAGGATCTGCTGCTGCGTCCGCTGTGCGCGAAGAACCTCCCCGAGACCCTGCCGGAGCGCGAGGGCTGGGTCGAGCGCGAGCGCTTGTATGATTTCAGCGGCCGCTCACGCAAGCCGCAGATGGCGCTGGCACAGCAGTTCGGCTTCGAGGACTATGCGCAGCCGGCCGGCGGCTGCTGCTTTCTCACCGACAGGCAGTATTCGACCAAGCTGGCCGATCTGTGGCAGGCGCGCGGCGAGCGTCGCTATGAACTCGATGACATCATGCTGCTCAAGGTCGGCCGGCATATCCGTCCGCGGTCCAATTTCAAGCTGATCATCGGTCGCGACGAGGGCGAGAACAACTTTCTCGAGGGTTACCGCAAGCAGTTCACCCATCTGCGCAGCACCAGTCACAAGGGCCCGCTGGTGCTGCTCGACGGCGAAGTCGACGATGCCGACCTGGAACTGGCCGCGCGCCTGCTGGGCCGCTTCAGTCAGGGGCGTGACGCGGCCGAGGTCGAGGTCGAGATCAACCGCAATGGCGAGAGCAGCACCCGCCGGGTCAGACCGCTGCCGCCGGACGAGATCCGTCAGGACTGGTACCTGTGA
- the glyQ gene encoding glycine--tRNA ligase subunit alpha produces MASSTASQSGFDVGTFQGLILALQSYWAEQGCVILQPLDMEVGAGTFHPATFLRSIGPEPWHAAYVQPSRRPTDGRYGDNPNRLQHYYQFQVVLKPSPLEIQDLYLGSLRHLGLDPLVHDIRFVEDNWESPTLGAWGLGWEVWLNGMEVTQFTYFQQVGGLDCKPVTGEITYGLERIAMYLQGVESVFDLVWTRTPAGTVTYRDVFHQNEVEQSTYNFEHADTESLFAWFDSCERESRKLIEAGLPLPAYEQALKASHTFNLLDARSAISVTERQRYILRVRALARAVAEAYYASREALGFPMLKQEVQG; encoded by the coding sequence ATGGCCAGCTCCACTGCGTCCCAGTCCGGTTTCGATGTCGGCACCTTCCAGGGCCTGATCCTGGCCCTGCAAAGCTACTGGGCGGAGCAGGGCTGCGTGATCCTGCAACCGCTGGACATGGAGGTCGGCGCCGGCACCTTCCACCCGGCCACCTTCCTGCGCTCCATCGGCCCCGAGCCCTGGCACGCGGCCTATGTGCAGCCCTCGCGCCGCCCCACCGACGGGCGCTACGGCGACAACCCCAACCGGCTGCAGCACTATTATCAGTTCCAGGTGGTGCTCAAGCCTTCGCCGCTGGAAATCCAGGACCTGTACCTGGGATCGCTCAGGCACCTGGGGCTGGATCCGCTGGTGCACGACATCCGCTTCGTCGAGGACAACTGGGAATCGCCCACCCTGGGCGCCTGGGGCCTGGGCTGGGAGGTCTGGCTCAACGGCATGGAGGTCACCCAGTTCACCTATTTCCAGCAGGTCGGCGGCCTGGACTGCAAGCCGGTCACCGGCGAGATCACCTACGGCCTGGAGCGCATCGCCATGTACCTGCAGGGGGTGGAGAGCGTGTTCGACCTGGTCTGGACCCGCACCCCGGCCGGCACCGTGACCTACCGCGACGTGTTTCACCAGAACGAGGTCGAGCAATCGACCTACAACTTCGAGCACGCCGACACTGAATCCCTGTTCGCCTGGTTCGACAGCTGCGAGCGCGAGAGCCGGAAGCTGATCGAGGCCGGGCTGCCGCTGCCGGCCTACGAGCAGGCACTGAAGGCCTCGCACACCTTCAATCTGCTGGATGCCCGCAGCGCGATCTCGGTCACCGAGCGCCAGCGCTATATCCTGCGCGTGCGCGCCCTGGCCCGGGCCGTGGCCGAGGCCTACTATGCCAGCCGCGAGGCACTGGGCTTCCCGATGCTCAAGCAGGAGGTCCAGGGATGA